Proteins encoded in a region of the Triplophysa rosa linkage group LG14, Trosa_1v2, whole genome shotgun sequence genome:
- the LOC130564335 gene encoding protein EVI2B — MRTVSCPLVVVLVFSLPWRLNSKVTPAINIKRNNEHITEHQRLTHVAEGPSGLRQYSTDAGKENVVSLSRSVQTQHLTSESERRISVKTSRAYVVNQRRKRNIDDNGHNLTTPMQTQPEGTTLKKELPSSLRPQAIPNTTKIDERTTKRVLDAMENKTQETTEDIPSSTTNTHPNVTGVEGTKTSANGDLHTPQSTLDTTVQSSPTTHTHTFTVTPVTDLKETESMKTTLKQITTERPTGFDVKTSTSKPVEIFTTTLTTTTEGAIPSPNNNNQRKNPGTAVAAIIGTTFVLMFIAILYILVRKRKLQKKQLDHPEWAGPSPFLETDVQPNLPSIEESDSVDRRGFGQISKYLPQRLSKHLTFWKDTNEEVFMGDILQGSSTFGNHYQDDVQGPNGEPTQVEDVPKTEENENHQGPTSGDSVESKSQSVKVDIKEPGNQNDDLTATPSQDTVVKTLPPLVSIDLDSLSEETAPSQTLDVGNVPPAPPLP, encoded by the coding sequence ATGAGGACTGTTTCATGCCCACTTGTCGTCGTCTTGGTTTTCTCGCTACCATGGAGACTAAACAGTAAAGTAACACCAGCTATTAATATCAAGAGGAACAACGAGCATATCACTGAACACCAGAGGCTTACACATGTAGCAGAAGGGCCATCAGGACTTAGGCAATACTCTACTGATGCTGGAAAAGAAAACGTGGTTTCACTTTCAAGAAGCGTTCAGACGCAACACCTCACAAGTGAATCAGAGCGGCGTATCAGCGTGAAGACTTCCAGAGCTTATGTAGTGAATCAGAGGAGAAAAAGAAATATAGATGACAATGGACACAACTTGACAACACCGATGCAAACACAACCGGAAGGAACGACTTTAAAAAAGGAACTACCAAGCAGCCTCAGACCGCAAGCTATCCCAAATACAACGAAAATTGATGAAAGAACCACCAAAAGGGTTTTGGATGCAATGGAAAATAAGACACAGGAAACCACAGAGGACATACCATCTTCAACTACAAACACGCATCCAAACGTAACAGGTGTGGAAGGCACCAAAACCAGCGCAAACGGTGATCTTCATACCCCTCAGTCGACACTGGACACTACAGTCCAGTCCAGCCCcacaacacacactcacaccttTACAGTAACACCCGTGACAGATTTAAAAGAGACGGAGAGTATGAAAACCACACTGAAACAAATTACAACTGAAAGGCCAACTGGATTTGACGTAAAGACATCTACGAGCAAGCCGGTGGAGATATTCACAACAACTCTGACGACCACCACTGAGGGTGCGATTCCTTCACCGAACAACAACAACCAGAGGAAGAACCCTGGAACGGCTGTGGCGGCTATAATAGGCACAACTTTTGTATTGATGTTCATAGCCATCTTATACATTTTGGTACGAAAacgaaaattacaaaaaaagcaGCTAGATCATCCTGAGTGGGCTGGACCCTCGCCGTTCCTGGAAACCGACGTTCAACCTAACCTGCCGAGTATTGAGGAGTCTGACTCCGTCGACAGGCGAGGCTTCGGCCAGATCTCCAAATACCTTCCCCAACGGCTCTCCAAACATCTGACTTTTTGGAAGGACACGAACGAGGAAGTGTTCATGGGGGACATACTGCAAGGAAGCAGCACATTTGGCAATCATTATCAGGATGACGTCCAAGGACCCAATGGGGAACCAACACAGGTTGAAGATGTACCAAAGacagaagaaaatgaaaaccatcAAGGCCCGACTTCTGGGGACTCTGTAGAATCCAAAAGCCAATCGGTCAAAGTGGATATTAAAGAACCAGGCAATCAGAATGATGATCTCACTGCGACTCCATCTCAAGACACTGTAGTTAAAACATTGCCACCCTTAGTGTCTATAGATCTTGATTCTCTTTCAGAAGAAACAGCTCCTTCCCAAACATTAGATGTTGGGAATGTTCCTCCAGCTCCACCACTGCCCTAA
- the omgb gene encoding oligodendrocyte-myelin glycoprotein isoform X2, whose amino-acid sequence MPTNLLLLLLLGMRVLAICPPMCTCSGGHRVVDCSARGLSLFPDSLQHNIHFLNLSDNRLQNLDGLLSHFDHLRTLDISYNHLQHLPAGLPRALWDMHASGNYIRQLEKNDTAYHWNLKSLDLSNNQLERVVLINNTLSSLRALNLSHNKFWTVPTNLPHNLETVDLSHNYLLQILAGSLDRLQRLSRFYLHANRFTSLDEGAFSRLEGLQLLTLGDNPWACEDEANINHLLTWMQQTQAKILGCPCYTRPTCGQVHLATRRTWLSAAFTEPPLGADARYPDHQVTSGYLSKSSLLNHPHNPNAVNGSEAGEQALTMGRGFLTSTPHSFTTKTSTTIRTRSAKKVLPARSTSHRIHRCNPVLNLLSTAVILNALSL is encoded by the coding sequence ATGCCGACTAACCTCCTCCTGCTTCTGCTGCTCGGGATGCGCGTGCTGGCCATTTGCCCACCCATGTGCACCTGTAGCGGGGGTCACAGAGTAGTGGACTGCTCTGCTCGTGGCTTAAGTCTATTTCCTGACAGCCTGCAGCACAACATCCATTTCCTCAACCTGTCCGATAACAGGCTCCAAAATCTCGATGGCCTCCTCAGCCATTTTGACCACTTAAGAACTCTGGACATCTCTTATAACCACCTCCAGCACCTTCCAGCTGGCCTGCCGCGAGCTCTCTGGGACATGCATGCTTCGGGAAACTACATCCGTCAGCTGGAAAAGAACGACACTGCTTACCATTGGAACCTTAAGTCACTGGACTTGTCAAATAATCAGCTGGAGCGGGTGGTCTTGATTAACAACACGCTATCTAGTTTGCGAGCTCTCAATCTCAGTCATAACAAATTCTGGACCGTCCCAACGAACCTGCCTCACAATTTGGAGACGGTGGACTTATCTCATAACTACTTGCTGCAGATCTTAGCCGGCTCGCTGGACCGCCTGCAGAGACTCTCTAGATTCTACCTGCATGCTAATCGTTTCACCTCATTGGATGAAGGCGCCTTCAGTCGGCTAGAAGGACTACAGCTCCTAACACTTGGGGATAACCCTTGGGCTTGCGAGGATGAGGCGAACATTAACCACCTACTGACATGGATGCAACAGACCCAAGCAAAAATCTTGGGATGCCCCTGCTACACCAGACCCACGTGTGGGCAGGTCCACTTGGCCACCAGGAGAACATGGCTTTCGGCTGCCTTCACAGAGCCACCACTGGGTGCCGATGCCCGTTACCCCGACCACCAGGTTACTTCTGGATATCTgtccaaatcatctctgctgaaCCACCCTCATAACCCGAACGCTGTTAATGGTTCTGAGGCAGGAGAGCAAGCTTTGACCATGGGCAGGGGGTTTCTCACTTCGACCCCGCACAGCTTCACCACCAAGACAAGCACAACGATTCGAACGCGTAGTGCCAAGAAGGTCCTTCCAGCGCGTAGCACAAGTCACCGAATCCACAGATGTAACCCTGTTTTGAATCTTTTAAGTACTGCAGTAATTCTCAATGCTTTGAGTCTGTAA
- the omgb gene encoding oligodendrocyte-myelin glycoprotein isoform X1 has translation MERIRTANIIPASMPTNLLLLLLLGMRVLAICPPMCTCSGGHRVVDCSARGLSLFPDSLQHNIHFLNLSDNRLQNLDGLLSHFDHLRTLDISYNHLQHLPAGLPRALWDMHASGNYIRQLEKNDTAYHWNLKSLDLSNNQLERVVLINNTLSSLRALNLSHNKFWTVPTNLPHNLETVDLSHNYLLQILAGSLDRLQRLSRFYLHANRFTSLDEGAFSRLEGLQLLTLGDNPWACEDEANINHLLTWMQQTQAKILGCPCYTRPTCGQVHLATRRTWLSAAFTEPPLGADARYPDHQVTSGYLSKSSLLNHPHNPNAVNGSEAGEQALTMGRGFLTSTPHSFTTKTSTTIRTRSAKKVLPARSTSHRIHRCNPVLNLLSTAVILNALSL, from the exons ATGGAAAGGATCAG AACAGCCAACATCATACCTGCCTCCATGCCGACTAACCTCCTCCTGCTTCTGCTGCTCGGGATGCGCGTGCTGGCCATTTGCCCACCCATGTGCACCTGTAGCGGGGGTCACAGAGTAGTGGACTGCTCTGCTCGTGGCTTAAGTCTATTTCCTGACAGCCTGCAGCACAACATCCATTTCCTCAACCTGTCCGATAACAGGCTCCAAAATCTCGATGGCCTCCTCAGCCATTTTGACCACTTAAGAACTCTGGACATCTCTTATAACCACCTCCAGCACCTTCCAGCTGGCCTGCCGCGAGCTCTCTGGGACATGCATGCTTCGGGAAACTACATCCGTCAGCTGGAAAAGAACGACACTGCTTACCATTGGAACCTTAAGTCACTGGACTTGTCAAATAATCAGCTGGAGCGGGTGGTCTTGATTAACAACACGCTATCTAGTTTGCGAGCTCTCAATCTCAGTCATAACAAATTCTGGACCGTCCCAACGAACCTGCCTCACAATTTGGAGACGGTGGACTTATCTCATAACTACTTGCTGCAGATCTTAGCCGGCTCGCTGGACCGCCTGCAGAGACTCTCTAGATTCTACCTGCATGCTAATCGTTTCACCTCATTGGATGAAGGCGCCTTCAGTCGGCTAGAAGGACTACAGCTCCTAACACTTGGGGATAACCCTTGGGCTTGCGAGGATGAGGCGAACATTAACCACCTACTGACATGGATGCAACAGACCCAAGCAAAAATCTTGGGATGCCCCTGCTACACCAGACCCACGTGTGGGCAGGTCCACTTGGCCACCAGGAGAACATGGCTTTCGGCTGCCTTCACAGAGCCACCACTGGGTGCCGATGCCCGTTACCCCGACCACCAGGTTACTTCTGGATATCTgtccaaatcatctctgctgaaCCACCCTCATAACCCGAACGCTGTTAATGGTTCTGAGGCAGGAGAGCAAGCTTTGACCATGGGCAGGGGGTTTCTCACTTCGACCCCGCACAGCTTCACCACCAAGACAAGCACAACGATTCGAACGCGTAGTGCCAAGAAGGTCCTTCCAGCGCGTAGCACAAGTCACCGAATCCACAGATGTAACCCTGTTTTGAATCTTTTAAGTACTGCAGTAATTCTCAATGCTTTGAGTCTGTAA